One Fusarium poae strain DAOMC 252244 chromosome 4, whole genome shotgun sequence DNA window includes the following coding sequences:
- a CDS encoding hypothetical protein (BUSCO:36843at5125): MASKGMWEVDPETRSKLATLQKESKNNICCDCNAPSPQWASPKFGIFICLSCAGVHRGLGVHISFVRSISMDAFKSSEIERMRLGGNEGWRNFFDEHEQTKMMGITWEDSTIAERYSGEVGEEWKERLSCKVEGREYVPGAKKPAAAPPKPASRTGTPMSGSANRNESPAASGGKVKVDDQYFSRLGADNASRPDHLPPSQGGKYAGFGSTPAPSQSDNDLGFGDFQKDAVATLTKGFGWFTSTVSKTAKTVNDGYIQPTAKQLAEGDFAKQAQLTASAFAKQAQAAGKNAQDGFSRFVEGPDHQKSRDAPLDESKKSFWDEFSNLADQRQPANNSIGTSAMGMGKKNTAAPPPKKQDDAWDDCRYRAELCHDDLAGFCERLAARQLGLRIQQQQHNMSALRILVPVKRVIDYAVKPRVNKTQTGVEKAGVKHSMNPFDELSVEESVRIREKKRAPGGVEDICVISAGPPKAQDVLRTAMAMGADRGIHVELKEGEEIEPLTVAKLLQKAVEQQKSNLVVLGKQSIDDDANQTGQMLAGLLGWPQATQASKVEFGADDEVTVTKEVDGGVETVRAKLPMVITTDLRLNEPRYASLPNIMKAKKKKLEKTKLEDFGLDGVNRLKTLKVVEPPARQGGGKVEDVGGLVSKLKELGAL; encoded by the exons ATGGCTTCCAAGGGTATGTGGGAGGTTGATCCTGAGACGCGGTCCAAG CTTGCCACTCTGCAAAAGGAATCCAAGAACAATATTTGCTGCGACTGCAATGCGCCGTCCCCGCAATGGGCGTCTCCCAAATTCGGTATCTTTATCTGCCTTTCATGCGCTGGTGTGCATAGAGGTCTCGGTGTCCACATCTCTTTCGTTCGAAGTATCTCCATGGACGCCTTCAAATCGAGCGAAATTGAACGAATGCGACTCGGCGGTAACGAGGGATGGAGGAACTTCTTTGATGAACACGAGCAGACCAAGATGATGGGTATCACATGGGAAGACTCGACTATCGCGGAGAGATACAGTGGTGAAGTTGGAGAGGAGTGGAAGGAGAGGTTAAGTTGCAAGGTCGAGGGCCGCGAATACGTTCCTGGGGCGAAGAAGCCTGCCGCTGCGCCCCCGAAGCCAGCATCACGAACTGGAACACCTATGAGTGGCAGCGCAAACCGTAACGAGAGCCCTGCAGCTTCAGGAGGCAAGGTCAAAGTGGACGACCAGTATTTTTCAAGACTTGGAGCTGACAACGCTTCACGACCCGACCATCTGCCACCCAGCCAAGGAGGAAAGTATGCTGGTTTTGGAAGCACACCTGCACCTAGCCAGTCGGATAATGACCTCGGTTTTGGGGATTTTCAGAAAGATGCCGTGGCGACTTTGACCAAAGGTTTTGGATGGTTTACGTCAACAGTCTCCAAGACCGCCAAGACAGTGAACGATGGCTATATTCAGCCCACTGCTAAGCAG CTCGCCGAGGGTGACTTTGCTAAGCAAGCCCAATTGACAGCCTCTGCCTTTGCAAAGCAGGCCCAAGCAGCAGGCAAGAACGCCCAGGACGGTTTCAGCAGATTCGTTGAAGGACCGGATCACCAGAAGAGTCGGGATGCTCCTTTGGATGAGAGCAAGAAGAGTTTCTGGGACGAGTTTTCCAACTTGGCCGATCAGAGACAACCTGCCAACAATTCTATCGGAACGAGTGCTATGGGCATGGGTAAGAAGAACACGGCAGCCCCTCCACCAAAGAAGCAGGATGATGCCTGGGATGATTG CCGGTACCGCGCCGAGCTTTGCCATGACGACTTGGCCGGCTTTTGTGAACGTCTCGCCGCTCGACAACTTGGACTTCGCattcaacaacagcagcacaaTATGTCAGCACTACGGATTCTTGTCCCCGTGAAGCGGGTGATCGACTATGCT GTCAAGCCCCGAGTTAACAAGACCCAGACGGGTGTCGAGAAAGCCGGTGTCAAACACTCCATGAACCCATTCGATGAGCTCTCAGTTGAAGAGTCAGTGCGAATTCGAGAGAAGAAGCGCGCCCCCGGTGGTGTTGAGGATATCTGCGTCATCTCTGCAGGCCCACCCAAAGCGCAAGATGTGCTACGAACAGCCATGGCCATGGGCGCAGACCGCGGCATCCATGTTGAGCTCAAAGAGGGCGAGGAGATCGAGCCCTTGACAGTAGCCAAACTTCTTCAGAAGGCGGTGGAACAACAAAAGAGCAACCTGGTGGTCCTGGGCAAGCAGAGCATCGACGATGATGCCAACCAGACGGGTCAAATGTTGGCGGGTCTGTTGGGATGGCCACAGGCTACACAAGCGAGCAAGGTCGAATTTGGCGCCGATGACGAGGTCACTGTTACAAAGGAGGTGGACGGTGGTGTCGAGACGGTGCGCGCCAAGCTGCCCATGGTTATCACCACAGATCTCCGACTCAACGAGCCTCGATACGCAAGTCTGCCTAACATCatgaaggccaagaagaagaagttggaGAAGACAAAACTTGAGGACTTTGGATTGGATGGAGTGAACCGTCTCAAGACACTCAAGGTTGTTG AGCCTCCTGCTCGACAGGGTGGTGGCAAGGTGGAGGACGTTGGTGGCCTGGTTAGCAAACTCAAGGAGCTTGGTGCTCTGTAA
- the ARG2 gene encoding Amino-acid acetyltransferase, mitochondrial (MEROPS:MER0060647~BUSCO:21116at5125) — protein MFSRLASFANPAAKSASASGRTMLQVRYLSEKAVAGSKGRAMPFSAVRATAPAAHLPATLTIRDGPVFQGKAFGANANVSGEAVFTTSLVGYPESMTDPSYRGQILVFTQPLIGNYGVPSGTRDEFNLLKYFESPHVQCAGIVVSDVAVNYSHWTAVESLGEWCAREGVPAISGVDTRAIVTHLREQGSSLARISIGEEYDADEDEGFVDPGQINLVKRVTTKAPFVVESPGASLHVALIDCGVKENILRSLVSRGASVTVFPYDYPIHKVSQHFDGVFISNGPGDPTHCQATVHNLARLMETSNIPIMGICLGHQLLALAVGARTIKLKYGNRAHNIPALDLTTGLCHITSQNHGYAIDASTLPSDFKEYFVNLNDGSNEGMLHKTRPIFSTQFHPEAKGGPMDSSYLFDKYLQNVQLAKSNQVVFKDNRPTPLMLDIMSRERVGVEPTPLAATA, from the exons ATGTTCTCCCGATTGGCTTCCTTCGCCAACCCCGCGGCCAAGTCCGCGTCGGCTTCAGGCCGAACTATGCTTCAGGTCCGATACCTGTCCGAGAAGGCTGTTGCTGGCAGCAAGGGCAGGGCTATGCCTTTCTCTGCTGTCCGAGCTACTGCTCCTGCTGCTCATCTTCCCGCCACTCTCACTATTCGA GATGGTCCCGTCTTCCAAGGCAAGGCTTTCGGCGCTAATGCCAACGTTTCTGGTGAAGCTGTCTTCACTACCTCTCTCGTTGGATACCCCGAGTCCATGACCGACCCCTCCTACCGAGGACAGATCCTCGTCTTCACCCAGCCCCTGATTGGCAACTACGGTGTCCCCTCCGGCACCCGAGACGAGTTCAACCTTCTCAAGTACTTTGAGTCCCCCCACGTCCAGTGCGCTGGTATCGTTGTCTCCGATGTCGCTGTCAACTACAGCCACTGGACCGCCGTTGAGAGTCTAGGCGAGTGGTGCGCCCGAGAGGGTGTTCCCGCCATCTCTGGTGTTGATACCCGTGCCATTGTTACTCATCTTCGAGAGCAAGGCTCTTCCCTGGCTAGAATCTCTATTGGTGAAGAGTACGATgccgatgaggatgagggttTTGTCGATCCAGGCCAAATCAATCTTGTGAAGCGTGTCACCACCAAGGCTCCCTTTGTTGTTGAGTCTCCTGGTGCCTCTCTTCACGTTGCCCTCATCGACTGTGGTGTCAAGGAGAACATCCTTCGCAGCTTGGTCAGCCGAGGTGCTTCCGTCACTGTCTTCCCTTACGACTACCCTATCCACAAGGTTTCGCAACATTTTGACGGCGTCTTCATCTCCAACGGTCCCGGTGACCCTACCCATTGCCAGGCTACCGTTCACAACCTTGCCCGCCTCATGGAGACTTCTAACATCCCCATTATGGGTATCTGTCTGGGTCACCAGCTTCTGGCTCTTGCTGTCGGTGCCCGAACCATCAAGCTTAAGTATGGTAACCGAGCCCACAACATCCCTGCTCTCGACTTGACCACCGGTCTCTGCCATATCACTAGCCAGAACCACGGTTACGCCATCGATGCCAGCACCCTCCCTAGCGACTTCAAGGAGTACTTCGTCAACTTGAACGACGGTTCCAACGAGGGCATGCTTCACAAGACCCGACCCATCTTCTCCACTCAGTTCCACCCTGAGGCCAAGGGTGGTCCCATGGACAGCTCATATCTCTTCGACAAGTACCTCCAGAACGTCCAGCTTGCCAAGAGCAACCAGGTCGTTTTCAAGGACAACCGACCTACCCCTCTGATGCTCGACATCATGAGCCGAGAACGTGTCGGTGTTGAACCTACCCCTCTTGCCGCTACTGCTTAA
- a CDS encoding hypothetical protein (BUSCO:36058at5125) produces the protein MTDWAKLKVVDLKAELKNRDLPQHGLKAELVARLEEADNDKGEKEALEELEDAPATNESGGDEPAAEESDVAKQEPQDAIDEPKLVDEKPDSEMVETENKETDESSAPVVNEEPSKGVDSGDEEKEIVKNGTSKEKSQDADMVVDVPSAGNEADPQSREPAVEENTRAATVTSTVDSTPSHSLEPTPVAEQQKRKRRSLTPPPTEESIARKRARTEEIADGTNPDSRQGDPLPDTANEPAPMNVDSEPQTEKLQNKTLQDPPPESREPAGENQQDMDYERDVAPALHPATSALYIKNFMRPLRPQDVKSYLVELATHPQDPLDADVVVEFFLDQIRTHGFAIFKTTAAASRVRTALHDSVWPNESNRKPLWVDFVPPDKVRDWIDTEQSSGGPRSGVRWEVIYEDGPDGVIEVHLEEATGAGPPPGPRPQAGTTMAMDSVPVGPRALRDPAIPTGPRPVRPGTGPGPRPPPINPGGASKRTNARPVIYYQPVSEDLARRRIDNMRSYYTSKRDGDDFGREINRYSFENGTSFVDRGKEVFEGIRPPHRERGGAGRERRDRRGGRRRRGGGGGGRPRSDRYMPPPRDDRRPRRGSLSDDGDTRMRD, from the coding sequence ATGACCGACTGGGCAAAGCTGAAGGTCGTTGACCTCAAAGCCGAGCTCAAGAACCGCGATCTTCCACAACATGGCCTCAAGGCAGAGCTCGTCGCGCGACTAGAAGAAGCCGATAACGACAAAGGGGAAAAAGAGGCCCTGGAAGAACTCGAGGATGCGCCTGCGACCAATGAATCCGGAGGCGACGAGCCAGCGGCTGAAGAATCAGATGTCGCGAAGCAAGAGCCCCAGGACGCGATTGATGAACCTAAGCTTGTAGATGAGAAGCCGGATAGCGAAATGGTTGAAACGGAGAATAAAGAGACGGATGAAAGTTCAGCGCCAGTTGTCAATGAGGAACCGAGTAAAGGGGTCGACAGCGGAGACgaagagaaggagattgTGAAGAATGGCACATCAAAAGAGAAATCTCAGGATGCAGATATGGTAGTCGATGTTCCGAGCGCTGGCAACGAAGCTGACCCTCAGTCGAGGGAACCAGCAGTGGAGGAGAATACCAGAGCGGCAACAGTGACCAGCACTGTCGACTCTACGCCCTCCCATTCCCTCGAACCAACACCTGTTGCCGAGCAGCAAAAGCGGAAACGTCGCTCTCTCACGCCGCCACCCACCGAAGAATCTATTGCACGAAAGCGCGCCCGCACAGAAGAAATTGCGGACGGCACCAATCCCGATTCGCGCCAGGGGGATCCGCTGCCTGACACTGCCAACGAGCCCGCGCCGATGAATGTCGACAGTGAACCACAAACAGAGAAACTCCAAAATAAAACTCTACAAGATCCTCCACCAGAGTCTAGAGAGCCTGCGGGAGAGAACCAGCAGGATATGGATTACGAGCGCGACGTCGCGCCTGCACTACACCCTGCCACTTCTGCCCTTTACATTAAGAATTTCATGCGCCCTCTTCGACCTCAGGATGTGAAATCGTATCTTGTTGAGCTAGCGACGCACCCTCAAGATCCTCTTGACGCCGATGTTGTGGTGGAATTCTTTCTCGATCAAATTCGCACCCACGGTTTCGCTATTTTCAAAACTACCGCTGCAGCCTCGCGCGTTCGCACAGCACTTCACGATAGTGTTTGGCCCAACGAGAGTAACCGCAAGCCGCTATGGGTTGACTTTGTTCCTCCTGACAAGGTTCGCGACTGGATTGATACTGAACAATCCAGCGGTGGCCCACGCTCTGGTGTACGATGGGAAGTCATCTATGAAGATGGACCCGATGGGGTAATTGAAGTCCAtcttgaagaagcaacaGGCGCAGGACCTCCGCCAGGCCCAAGGCCACAAGCAGGCACCACAATGGCAATGGACTCTGTCCCCGTTGGCCCCAGGGCACTACGCGATCCTGCCATTCCCACAGGACCTCGTCCCGTCCGCCCTGGTACTGGTCCTGGTCCTCGGCCTCCTCCTATTAATCCTGGCGGCGCATCCAAGAGAACCAATGCTCGACCAGTTATATATTATCAACCCGTGTCTGAAGACCTCGCTCGCCGTCGTATCGACAACATGCGCTCCTACTACACAAGCAAGCGAGATGGTGATGATTTTGGGCGTGAGATCAACCGTTACTCGTTCGAGAACGGCACTTCGTTCGTTGATAGAGGAAAGGAAGTGTTTGAGGGTATACGTCCTCCCCATCGTGAGCGAGGAGGCGCGGGTCGTGAACGCCGCGACCGTCGCGGGGGTAGACGTCGACGTGGTGGCGGCGGTGGCGGTCGGCCACGCAGTGATCGCTACATGCCACCTCCACGAGACGATCGCCGGCCCCGTCGTGGTTCCTTGTCTGATGATGGGGATACTCGGATGAGGGATTGA
- a CDS encoding hypothetical protein (BUSCO:39394at5125) yields the protein MSAQKTSAIADQEPVDVLFAIHEKFDLLDFAGALEVFTSACHNFQDPENSKAFEVTIVGPEAKVISDQGVVVGAQITYKEAHDRLEDFDILVVVGGNSKEVVAKELQPLSLITDFSELQKRDPARERTILSICTGALFLGKQGILSGLSATTHPDYLTSFENICSDAATINLQERTDVVEDARYVVNNLRFDLGEDESPYIRRKSDAGQGRRPSAARKGSMSFKDSNTRRESIVRRAAMRLGGLRVVTSGGVSSGIDAALYLVSALIDDATSLEVARRLQWTWNKGVVVDGLDV from the exons ATGAGTGCTCAGAAGACCTCGGCCATTGCTGATCAGGAGCCTGTTGACGTTCTCTTCGCTATTCACGAAAAGTTCGATCTTCTGGACTTCGCCGGCGCGCTCGAGGTCTTTACTTCTGCTTGTCATAACTTCCAGGATCCTGAGA ACAGCAAGGCCTTTGAGGTCACCATTGTCGGTCCCGAAGCCAAGGTCATCTCGGACCAGGGTGTCGTCGTTGGCGCCCAGATCACCTACAAGGAGGCACACGACCGTCTCGAGGACTTTGATATCCTTGTTGTCGTCGGTGGTAACTCCAAGGAGGTAGTAGCCAAAGAGCTTCAACCCCTCTCCCTGATCACCGACTTCTCAGAGCTTCAGAAGCGTGATCCCGCTCGCGAGCGCACGATCCTTTCCATCTGCACTGGTGCCCTCTTCCTCGGCAAGCAGGGCATCCTATCTGGCCTCTCTGCCACCACCCACCCTGATTACCTCACTTCATTTGAGAACATCTGCAGCGATGCTGCTACCATAAACCTCCAGGAACGTACCGATGTGGTAGAGGACGCTCGTTATGTTGTCAACAACCTACGATTTGATCTCGGCGAGGACGAGAGCCCGTACATCCGCCGCAAGTCCGATGCTGGTCAGGGACGTCGCCCTTCGGCAGCCCG AAAGGGAAGCATGTCGTTCAAGGACTCCAACACACGCCGTGAGTCAATTGTTCGTCGTGCCGCCATGCGACTCGGTGGTCTTCGTGTGGTGACATCCGGAGGTGTCAGCTCTGGCATTGATGCTGCCCTCTATCTTGTCAGCGCTTTGATTGATGATGCTACTTCGTTGGAGGTGGCCAGGCGCCTTCAGTGGACCTGGAACAAGGGCGTTGTCGTCGATGGTCTCGACGTCTAA
- a CDS encoding hypothetical protein (BUSCO:6390at5125): MASSASLKDLSKAIVAYLSQPTPSLPDDLVQTIDAYLRRHQKQDDAAADRLQEELFSIFDKHVKDKPTTFAPFLTILRQLLPTLRTPERIFAWWDSCSALLAKSSPEKGVVEESLANIMEIIKIAEEDHDGSETELASNPLIDRLFTGWMEKLYPSVSDALSNLEPNERITREALVQFGKKHPKELFIALDRYFVKKQYRKAVLRFLGDYLQSQPPHLHQILQTPLFTDIMKCLQQDTSTTIVSAALTVLTMLLPQMPSSLVPHLPTLFNIYSRLLFWSRERAGIVEPQTEDADSISWEECSYEAEVDDHPIYHLLSYYTILYGLYPINFMDYIRKPQRYLRHANVANANDMEVQPTEIRDQSERFRRCHLLHPNFFTLTIDSEKTDFGRWIKSEASEVVAECMALCTLSESDQSVVHALSTSETFTLNEGHAKDAHDPSLHRPAIEAAGGYHLPMSASMDSIASSRRPSALIRRGSQSSIPSTRNSIDARIREPSIDSPTLGPHLIQSASHTQLQDMIQSNKAIKSGLHQSLANDSVPSLSLSNQDSVADRPGPSMLGARPTVSTPLSLTETNTQVSHLQRQILLLQNDLNFERYLKQQHMAHIGDLRRRHMDEAVTEAETQNLLITNRNLKHRFEEAKKAEMQVRKDSEKSRALAKKWEADLSTKLKKLRDESKKLKSDYETLQKELDNSTAERDKLRVLLCDAEVKEVNWKQNMQSIELHSAEIDRLKSEVARLTMVERDYQAKELEQQRAIAAATGAESKIEALSLQLTSREGEIDRTRKLFQGQIAALQTKLSEALEERARPSRDGKEAIGSMLAASREKQAELQRQCDLLMRKYTALQSSLLDMKTETKPSQLRIETSNSSEAEQGSFSVSTSPVMMKTRPPRVLSSPDVTEGTAFNVTPPLGQRLEATISPKSAGWAHPPGSPDTSSLSMSPDHHRFGRGEAGRLLARSHSDLFATATQNRLRKDSKDKGKDESVAKKDKKPSALRGIRGFMYE; the protein is encoded by the exons ATGGCTTCATCGGC GTCGCTAAAGGACCTCTCAAAGGCGATCGTTGCCTACCTCTCTCAGCCAACCCCATCCCTCCCCGATGACTTAGTACAGACCATCGATGCATATCTTCGTCGACACCAGAAGCAAGATGACGCTGCAGCCGACCGTCTGCAAGAGGAGCTGTTCTCCATCTTCGATAAACACGTCAAGGACAAGCCAACCACTTTTGCGCCCTTCCTAACCATACTTCGCCAGCTGCTGCCGACACTCCGGACTCCCGAGCGCATCTTTGCTTGGTGGGACTCTTGTTCTGCACTTCTGGCCAAGTCCTCTCCCGAGAAAGGAGTTGTGGAAGAGTCACTGGCCAATATTATGGAGATAATCAAAATTGCGGAAGAGGATCATGATGGATCTGAGACTGAGCTTGCTTCTAATCCGCTGATCGACCGTTTATTCACAGGATGGATGGAGAAACTCTATCCCTCTGTATCTGATGCTTTATCAAATCTCGAGCCGAACGAAAGAATAACTCGGGAAGCTCTCGTCCAGTTTGGGAAAAAGCATCCAAAG GAGCTCTTTATAGCTTTAGATCGTTATTTTGTCAAAAAACAATACCGCAAGGCTGTATTGCGGTTTTTGGGTGACTACCTTCAGAGTCAGCCACCGCATCTTCATCAAATTCTGCAAACGCCACTATTTACTGATATAATGAAGTGCTTGCAGCAAGACACTTCGACAACTATTGTGTCCGCTGCACTGACAGTTCTCACAATGCTTCTGCCCCAGATGCCAAGTTCGCTCGTGCCACATTTGCCTACACTATTCAACATTTATTCCAGGCTGCTGTTTTGGTCGCGAGAGCGAGCTGGAATAGTTGAACCCCAGACAGAAGACGCAGATTCAATCAGCTGGGAGGAATGTAGTTACGAAGCAGAAGTTGACGACCACCCTATATATCATCTTCTCAGTTACTACACTATTCTCTATGGTTTATATCCTATCAACTTCATGGACTATATCCGCAAACCCCAGAGATACCTACGACACGCCAACGTAGCTAACGCCAACGATATGGAAGTACAACCCACTGAGATACGGGATCAGTCTGAAAGGTTTCGTCGGTGCCATTTGCTTCATCCGAACTTTTTTACTCTCACAATTGATTCTGAAAAAACCGACTTTGGTCGTTGGATAAAGAGCGAGGCCTCGGAAGTTGTTGCTGAGTGCATGGCGTTGTGCACCTTGTCAGAGTCCGACCAATCTGTCGTGCATGCCTTGTCCACTTCGGAGACTTTCACACTGAACGAAGGCCATGCTAAAGACGCCCATGATCCATCACTCCATAGACCAGCAATTGAGGCTGCTGGTGGCTACCATTTACCCATGTCTGCTAGTATGGATTCCATCGCGAGCAGTCGCCGGCCATCTGCGCTGATTCGACGAGGGTCTCAATCAAGCATTCCCTCTACTCGGAACTCTATTGATGCCAGGATAAGAGAGCCCAGTATTGATAGTCCAACATTAGGGCCTCACCTCATCCAGTCAGCATCTCATACACAGCTACAGGATATGATCCAATCCAATAAAGCCATCAAGTCTGGTCTCCATCAGTCCTTGGCCAACGACAGTGTACCATCGCTCTCACTCAGTAACCAAGACTCTGTTGCAGATCGACCTGGCCCATCAATGTTGGGTGCACGCCCAACTGTCAGTACTCCTCTTTCGTTGACTGAAACCAACACGCAAGTATCTCATCTTCAACGTCAAATCCTGTTACTGCAGAATGACCTCAACTTTGAACGGTATCTGAAGCAGCAGCACATGGCGCACATTGGCGATTTGCGAAGACGTCATATGGACGAGGCAGTGACGGAGGCAGAGACCCAAAACCTCTTGATCACTAATCGTAACTTGAAGCATCGGTTcgaggaggccaagaaggcAGAGATGCAAGTTCGGAAGGATTCTGAGAAGAGTCGTGCTCTAGCGAAGAAGTGGGAAGCTGACCTTTCCACCAAGCTTAAGAAGCTGCGTGACGAGTCGAAGAAACTCAAGTCAGACTACGAAACCCTCCAGAAGGAGTTGGATAATTCGACGGCAGAGCGTGATAAGCTTCGGGTACTCCTATGTGATGCTGAGGTCAAGGAAGTCAATTGGAAGCAGAACATGCAGTCAATTGAGCTTCACAGTGCTGAAATCGACCGGTTAAAGAGTGAAGTAGCCAGGCTTACAATGGTGGAGCGTGACTATCAAGCCAAGGAGCTGGAGCAACAGAGAGCTATTGCTGCTGCTACAGGAGCTGAGAGCAAGATAGAGGCCTTGAGTCTGCAGCTCACTAGCCGTGAGGGTGAAATAGATCGTACCAGGAAACTATTCCAGGGCCAAATCGCAGCACTCCAAACTAAGTTATCCGAGGCCCTTGAAGAAAGAGCTCGGCCCTCTCGAGACGGGAAAGAGGCTATTGGATCGATGCTCGCGGCGAGTCGAGAAAAGCAAGCCGAGTTACAAAGGCAGTGCGATCTTCTGATGCGCAAGTACACGGCTCTACAGTCATCTCTTCTGGATATGAAGACAGAAACCAAGCCCAGCCAGCTCAGGATCGAGACATCAAATTCATCGGAAGCTGAGCAGGGTTCTTTTTCTGTATCAACAAGCCCGGTCATGATGAAGACCAGACCGCCCCGTGTACTGTCGAGTCCCGATGTTACAGAAGGCACTGCATTCAATGTTACGCCGCCCCTTGGTCAAAGGCTCGAAGCTACGATATCACCTAAATCAGCAGGTTGGGCACATCCTCCAGGGTCGCCAGATACGTCATCTCTGTCGATGAGTCCTGACCATCACCGATTTGGGCGTGGAGAGGCAGGGCGATTACTTGCGAGAAGCCACTCCGACCTGTTTGCTACTGCAACACAAAATCGGCTCCGGAAGGACTCAAAAGACAAGGGAAAGGACGAATCGGTTGcaaagaaggacaagaaacCATCTGCGTTAAGGGGAATTCGAGGGTTTATGTATGAATGA
- a CDS encoding hypothetical protein (BUSCO:36114at5125): MSSLEAKIVVLGAQGVGKTSLVMRYCKGAFNPAQITSTVGASFLTKRVVDSDSDTVVRLQIWDTAGQERFRSISRLYYRGANACILCYSITDAQSFADMGVWLMELRRNLPHDVILHVVGTKADIVARELSARQVPFERCIAYVAENLAPGVGSTPPPTATPYHIPTPMSGAQAMSPPSMELHSPSSKRSSGFWAQEVGWDACHEISAETGEGVEEVFRVVTRKLVEQNRKIQQALLMATAIPGTPGYEAGMDGGYFAGADARGSFRVGRDRRSWLFSPAFSPAITVEQAGTQEQTNTEVRKETKRCC; this comes from the exons ATGTCGTCGCTCGAAGCCAAGATCGTCGTCCTCGGCGCCCAAGGCGTTGGGAAGACATCCCTGGTTATGAGATACTGCAAAGGTGCTTTCAACCCTGCTCAGATCACTTCCACCGTCGGTGCCAGTTTCCTCACAAAGCGCGTCGTCGACTCCGACTCAGATACCGTGGTGCGCCTCCAGATATGGGATACAG CTGGACAAGAGCGCTTTCGATCCATCTCTCGGCTCTACTATCGTGGCGCAAATGCCTGTATTCTCTGCTACAGCATCACCGACGCACAATCCTTTGCCGACATGGGCGTATGGCTCATGGAACTACGACGAAACCTCCCCCACGATGTTATCCTTCACGTAGTCGGTACAAAGGCCGACATTGTCGCCCGCGAACTCTCAGCCCGCCAAGTCCCATTTGAACGTTGTATCGCCTACGTCGCCGAGAACCTCGCTCCAGGCGTGGGTAGCACACCTCCCCCGACAGCGACTCCCTACCACATTCCGACGCCCATGTCAGGAGCCCAGGCCATGTCACCACCATCCATGGAGCTTCACAGTCCCAGCTCGAAGCGGAGCTCAGGCTTCTGGGCACAAGAGGTTGGGTGGGACGCATGCCATGAAATCAGCGCCGAGACGGGTGAGGGTGTCGAAGAAGTATTCCGAGTCGTCACACGTAAACTCGTCGAGCAGAACCGCAAGATCCAGCAGGCTCTGCTGATGGCTACCGCTATTCCCGGTACACCAGGCTATGAAGCCGGCATGGATGGTGGCTACTTCGCAGGTGCTGATGCCCGGGGCAGTTTCCGTGTAGGCCGCGACCGTCGCAGCTGGTTATTTTCTCCTGCTTTCTCTCCTGCCATAACAGTCGAACAGGCGGGAACTCAAGAGCAGACAAACACAGAAGTCCGCAAGGAGACAAAGAGATGTTGTTGA
- the BNA6 gene encoding nicotinate-nucleotide diphosphorylase (carboxylating) (BUSCO:42123at5125), translating into MAQPKGNLANLLPPSWKTSVTAWLAEDTPSFDYAGFVVGDGPRVATLWGKSSGVIAGRPFFDEVFAQCGCTVEWHAEEGNDVDLSSGKHRVATVKGPVRGILLGERVALNTLARCSGVATKSSRLVSIARKAGYTGVIAGTRKTTPGFRLVEKYGMLVGGADAHRMDLSAMIMLKDNHVWSRGSITDAVKAAKSVGGFSMKVEVEVQSEAEADEAIEAGADVVMLDNFTGDGVKVASRSLKERWQGKRHFLLEVSGGLQEDNFEAYLCNDVDILSTSSIHQGVPHIDFSLKIEH; encoded by the exons ATGGCTCAACCAAAGGGGAACCTCGCAAACCTCCTCCCACCCTCGTGGAAAACTTCGGTGACAGCATGGCTCGCTGAAGACACACCCTCCTTCGACTATGCAGGCTTCGTCGTCGGCGACGGTCCTCGCGTCGCTACCCTCTGGGGCAAATCGAGCGGTGTCATTGCTGGCCGACCCTTCTTCGACGAGGTCTTTGCGCAATGCGGCTGCACGGTCGAGTGGCATGCTGAGGAGGGCAATGATGTCGATCTGAGCAGTGGCAAGCACCGAGTCGCAACTGTCAAGGGCCCTGTGCGCGGCATTCTCCTTGGAGAGAGAGTTGCTTTGAACACCCTTGCGCGATGCTCTGGTGTTGCGACCAAGAGTTCAAGGCTTGTATCCATTGCGCGCAAGGCTGGATACACGGGCGTGATTGCAGGAACACGAAAGACGACGCCGGGTTTCCGCCTTGTTGAAAAGTACGGCATGCTGGTCGGAGGCGCCGATGCTCACAGAATGGATCTTAGCGCTATGATTATGCTGAAGGACAACCACGTCTGGAGCCGAGGCAGTATCACCGATGCTGTCAAGGCTGCCAAGTCAGTCGGAGGATTCAGCATGAAGGTCGAGGTTGAAGTACAGAGCGAGGCTGAGGCGGACGAGGCAATTGAAGCTGGTGCTGATGTTGTCATGTTGGACAACTTCACTGGCGATGGCGTCAAGGTTGCTTCTCGTAGTCTGAAGGAGCGCTGGCAAGGGAAGAGGCACTTCTTGTTGGAGGTTTCTGGTGGTCTTCAGGAGGATAACTTTGAAGCGTATCTATGCAATG ATGTCGATATTCTGTCAACAAGTTCGATTCACCAGGGTGTGCCGCACATAGACTTTTCCCTCAAGATCGAGCACTAA